A region of Dioscorea cayenensis subsp. rotundata cultivar TDr96_F1 chromosome 5, TDr96_F1_v2_PseudoChromosome.rev07_lg8_w22 25.fasta, whole genome shotgun sequence DNA encodes the following proteins:
- the LOC120261915 gene encoding pentatricopeptide repeat-containing protein At1g74630-like gives MAAAATATSTTATALLSISNACESMLKLKLIHARLIRFDLHDHRILAKLFRFAAVSPAGNLRYATLLFSYHHCIRSNSTTAFFYNTLIRGFANSSDPSKSFTLFNSMRRRSISPDPFSFTFILKARSRCLSNMAGDVQAQALKFGCLGPHPSHADVHNALIHLYALADPASAQQVFDEMPEPDVVSWSGLLSAHLRVSDLDNARKVFDGMPERDVVSWTAMISGYTRAQRAKDALKLFQLMPMQPDEVTMIAVISACTSLGDLEAGEGIRRYINDKGFGWMVSLCNALIDMYAKCGCLKSARQVFDETKNKSLITWNSMISAYAAHGAADAAIKLFDEMSAAGVKPDGVSFLAVLSACTHQGLVSEGQRLFAAMPDNHVAVGVEHYGCMVDMLGRAGLLEEAYQLIESMPMPSNDVIWGALLGACNIHGNVRIAEKAVEKVKQLKSGKGGYYVILSNMYAASGRRAEASNMRQNMEQMGARKTPGVSSSWASTPCQDIDQRLFDLQRNIN, from the coding sequence ATGGCGGCGGCGGCGACGGCGACGAGTACGACGGCGACGGCGCTGCTCTCCATCTCGAATGCCTGCGAGTCCATGCTCAAACTCAAGCTTATCCATGCCCGCCTGATTCGCTTCGATCTTCACGATCACCGCATTCTCGCCAAGCTCTTCCGCTTCGCCGCTGTCTCCCCTGCCGGCAACCTCCGCTACGCCACGCTCCTCTTCTCCTACCACCATTGCATCAGAAGCAACAGCACCACTGCGTTCTTCTACAATACCCTCATCCGGGGCTTCGCCAATTCCTCCGACCCCTCAAAGTCCTTCACCCTCTTCAATTCAATGCGCCGCCGTTCCATCTCTCCTGATCCTTTCTCCTTCACCTTCATCCTAAAAGCGCGCTCCCGGTGCCTCTCCAACATGGCCGGGGATGTCCAAGCTCAGGCGCTTAAGTTTGGATGCCTCGGTCCTCACCCTTCCCATGCTGACGTCCACAATGCTCTCATTCATCTCTACGCCTTGGCCGATCCTGCCTCTGCTCAGCAGGTGTTCGACGAAATGCCTGAACCAGATGTTGTCTCATGGTCCGGCTTACTTTCTGCTCATCTGAGAGTCTCTGATCTTGATAATGCGCGGAAAGTTTTTGATGGAATGCCTGAACGAGATGTTGTGTCTTGGACTGCCATGATTTCTGGTTACACTCGCGCTCAACGCGCGAAGGATGCTCTGAAGCTATTCCAGTTGATGCCAATGCAGCCAGACGAGGTCACCATGATTGCTGTCATCTCTGCTTGCACGTCCCTCGGTGACTTGGAAGCCGGTGAGGGTATTCGCCGCTACATCAATGACAAAGGTTTCGGTTGGATGGTCTCACTATGCAATGCACTGATTGACATGTACGCCAAGTGTGGGTGTCTCAAGAGTGCACGacaagtgtttgatgaaacGAAGAACAAGAGCTTGATCACTTGGAACTCAATGATCTCGGCCTATGCAGCGCACGGGGCAGCAGATGCTGCCATTAaactgtttgatgaaatgtcTGCAGCTGGTGTGAAGCCAGATGGAGTTAGTTTTCTTGCAGTGCTTAGCGCGTGCACACATCAAGGCCTAGTAAGCGAAGGGCAGAGACTTTTTGCGGCAATGCCGGATAACCATGTGGCTGTCGGAGTGGAGCATTATGGTTGCATGGTGGATATGTTAGGCCGAGCAGGGCTATTGGAAGAGGCATACCAATTGATAGAGAGCATGCCAATGCCGAGCAATGATGTTATCTGGGGAGCATTGCTTGGTGCTTGTAATATCCATGGCAATGTCAGGATTGCGGAAAAGGCAGTGGAGAAGGTAAAGCAATTGAAGAGTGGCAAAGGTGGTTACTATGTGATCTTGAGCAACATGTATGCAGCCTCTGGCCGGCGAGCTGAGGCCTCAAATATGAGGCAGAACATGGAGCAAATGGGGGCTCGAAAGACTCCGGGTGTCAGTAGTAGCTGGGCATCAACTCCCTGCCAGGACATTGATCAAAGATTGTTTGATCTTCAAAGGAACATCAATTAA